The region ccgttttagagtAATTAAAAAATGCTTGTGACAAAAGAAATTTGGGGTCCTCTTTTTCTcaaagtcttatagttctcgagatgctgtTGATGAAcatcgaatttgagacaccctCTACACAAATGTTTGTTATTATCAACATAATTTGAaagaacaaaattaaaatttcacgtTTGGTaaattgaacaaaataatcattAAATTTCTTTTTAAAACCAGAGTTGAAAGTCTAACCGAACTTACCCTTCAGTCCTTCGACCTAATTCTTTTATATCTTCTTCGGACAAGGTAGTTTGTGTGTTTCCCAAGTGAATCTTGAACATGGTGACACGGGCATGTTCTTCAGGCAGAGGTATGTAGATTCTTCTCTCAAATCTCCTACGGATGGCAGAATCCAGTACCCACGGTATATTGGTGGCTCCCAAAACTAAAATACCATCCGTGTCATGCCCAACACCTATAAAACAAcagattttataaaaaaaaacacctcacATCTTAAAAATAACATTGGAAGAATCAAGATTTAGTTGACTTTGAATCAATCAGAACTGGATCTAGAAGAAAGTATTGCACTGTAAGACCTTCAAAATTCCCTTCCACTCACCCTGCATTTGGATGAGGAACTCTGTCTTTATCCTACGAGCAGATTCCGATTCGTTGTCCGATCTAGACGAACACAATGAGTCAATTTCGTCTATGAAGATTATACTGGGTTTATGTGATCTGGCCATTTCGAAAAGGCTTTTTACTAACTTCTCTGATTCACCCAGCCATTTTGATACTAGATCCGATGACGATACGGAGAAGAAGGTGGAGTTATTGGCTTCGGTTGCTACAGCCTTGGCCAAGTAAGATTTACCAGTACCAGGGGGCTATAATGTGCAATTTATGAACCAGtatgagaaaaaaatagtgCAAATATTACACGAAAGTgcataaagggttttccaataggaatgacacaatttaaaatggttataatggcaacactgtattgtttttgacatttcttatgtcgtttttgttcagtaggttatatgttatatgccatgcaatcatgaaaatatacacTCTTTCCTAATGTTTATGTTGCCAATATGAccattttatattatatcatttctattgaaaagCCCATCACTTAAATCaagattttctgaaattttcagaatggtcaCTAAAATTACAACCAATAGTTTTTGAATGATAAGATTATTATTTGGGGTAATTCAATATATAGGACATAAAAATCTTACCCCGAACAAAAGAATACCCTTCCATGGTGCTCTTTTACCACTGAATAAATGGGGAAATTTGATAGGCAGGATGACAGCTTCCTTCAACGCCTCCTTAGCAGCATCTAGTCCAGCCACATCAGACCACTTAACATTTGGTTTTTCAACAACTATAGCCCCTTCTAGTCTACCCTCCAATTTTTTCTTCTCAGGGTCCTCTCCATCTTCTTCATCACTATCACTTTTCTTATCATCTCTGCAGTCAGTTCAAGAGAATTAAAAGCAGAATATGAATGGAGAAgcattaaatattttcattaaatgaGCACAGGCAACAACAAAATCTATAATGAATAGTTACTGCATGTATAAGGAAAACAGTCATTCTATTATACTGTGGGAATTTCACATTGAGATTGAATTAATGATATGACATGCAGGGACTAATTTTATGGTTGATTATTTTCTCAATGGTAATTGTTCaacagtttttgaagaatgttTTCCAATCTTATAAGATTATGACATACTTAGATCCATTTTCCCCATCCTTAATTGGTTTCCTGTGTCCCTTTTTCAGAGACTCTTTCAACTTTTCGGCTCTTTCCAAATATTGTGTACATTTAGCTCTTATACTTTCTTTCGCCTTTTCTCCTTGAGCCTCGTCTAAAAACCAAAATAAATGCCCAGAGAAAAATGACAACCTCATAACCTTGAGGCAAATATCAATAACTCACATTTAATTGCATGAAGGAAATACTCAACCCCATGTTCATATAACCTTAGAGcttcttcataatttttattcctATCTTCTTCGGTCGCTTTTGTCACCAATTCTATAGCTTTTTGAAGGGTTGTTCCTGCAGCCATCCTGAGTTTGTGTGTGGAGACAATTCAATCTTTACTGATTATATGTATAATACTAAGGAATGAGTGGATTCAATTCgacttataaaattaaaaatgcattttcaaattatatattaatttgaTAATCGCTTCAAAATAAAGGATTTACAAATAACGACGAAAAGAACTAACATTTGTCAATTGGTTTTGACGTTTTTGGCAGGACTCAGGAGACATATGACAGGATGGATGACataaatttccatattttcagttTAGTTGGAGTGTTTTCCAATAGATGTCCAGAGCTTATATTTCTTCATTCAACTTTATtccaattttgataatattttcaaaatctgaTCAAAACACACACTTCTAACATAAATTAGACAATCACTTGAATATATAGGCAACAACTGTTTCTTCCTTGTGAATTTGAATGGTAATTTCAAAACCCAGAAGTTTCATTCGGGGAATTTTAACTAAAATGGAGAGAAAATTGCAAACACATCCAATATTGTCCGATATATTCGATTATTTCTGATCGCGTCGTCCTTGaaacacgaaaaaaattatttcgaacgCCAACATTACAAAAATTGTCGTTCGAAATGTCACCTTGAAAATTTTCGTTCATGGATAAATAAATGATTTAGAAAATATTGTTCCGATCCAAAATTCGAAGCGATCCTTCCAAAATGGCTGAGCCAAACAATAACCAGATGGCTTTTTGGGAAGCAATGAAGGAGAAATACGAGCGAAGGAACGAAAGTTTGAAACAGCAAGAGGTATGCTTGAAGAAGAGACTGGAGCAGTTGCAAGAGATAATGGAGAAGCAGAAGGCAGGAGATGATTATGACTGCGTCCCTGAAAAACTGGAAAAGCCGAGTTTGGTGCAGTGCTGGGTTGAGAAAGGAAAGAACTTGATATTGGGCAGTTGCAAGTGTGGAGATCCTAAAGTTGGAGAGGATTTGTTGTGCGCCTGTCATATCACAGATCCCAAAGCTCCACTCAACGTAGACTCCAATCAGTGTCCTTTACAAGTACCTGAAGCATCAGATGGATGTTCGAACCCTTCCTGTGACTTCTACGTCAACAATCAAGGAAAAATAGACGAGAACCCAAGCACTTTCTCCCTGAAAACTACAGACATCTATTACATGGACAAACTCGCCGATTTAGTGAAAGCAGAGAAGAACATgcaacaaaaaattgaagatttagAGAAAAGAGAACATTCCTACCTCAACGCGATACACGATTTACGTGAAGCTATGAAGAAACAGAAGAAACCAGACCCGATGAACGAAGAATTCAAGAGACTAACCGAAGGTTTGGAGGAAGAGAACAAAAAACTGAGAAACGAACTAGAAGATTTACGCCTGGAGCTCAAACACTGCTTCGAACGTGTCGAAGGGCCTTTAAGAAGAAGTTTGGAGGACCAGCGGGATAAGTGCGCGAAGTTAGAAAGCGACATAAAGGACCTCCAGGTCAAATCCAAGATGAAAGAGGATTTTTATCTCAAACAGATCAACGAAGTCAAAGCTAAACTCTGCCAAGCTTGTTGCACGATGGTAGACCTCAACAGCGTCAACTCCAAATTAAAAAACGACTTGTGCTGTCTCACGAATAAATGCACCAGCTTGGAGGATGACCTGTTGAAGCAGCAAATGAAGGAAGCAGAAAATATACTGAAATTCAAGAGTGCTTTGGCTAAGAGAAAGGCGAAGAGTAAAGTACAAGCAAAAGGCGACGAATCTGAAGATTTGGGTCATATAGCCAAGAAATTAGGAGATACCTTGAAGGAGGTTTGTCCATGTGTGTCAGATGTACCTTCGGGACTTACAGAAACTGCTGAAAACATAAGACAGCTAACGGAATTCGTAGCTGAAAAGGGCGCTCAGCAGAGGAAGAAGAGGAAAGGGAAGATCCACCAAGTATCCACTACTTCATGTTCATGCGGAAGCGATCTCAAGGTATCTAATACCCAATCTAAGGTTGAAGAAGTTGTAAGCTGCGTGTGCTCCAATTCTTCCTTAAGGATCAGACCGAGGATTAATCAAAAAGACTTCGAAGGAGAAGAAGTTACATGTGGATGTTCTCCTTCAGAATCACTTGCATCCGTACCAATGATGAATATAAAAGCGACCAAGCAGACTTCTACAGCTCCCATGAGAAAGACAGCGTCCAAAGGATGTACTTGTTGTCCTGCCCAAAACGAATGTGACCATCCGCTACAGAAAGCATCGATCGATACAGTTTGTTGCTGTTCGGACATGGACACGAAGAGAACCGGGCCTTctgaagaagttatcgccgtTAAGAACCTGGGTACTTTGAGCATTCCTCCAGGACAATTTTCCGTCGGAGCGGGTACCTCAAAGGCTCATGATCAAACCTTGAATAAATCCATGAAGGACAAATTGACTGTGGACACAACATGCGATGTTCTGGACAAACCACCGAAGGATATACACGTTGTCACGACAATAGCGAAGACGGGCTCTTTGGAGATCACCACCGAAGGTCCACCGGGTGTCATCGAGACCAAAGTCAACTACCTAGCAGACGGAAAGGTGGAGATAGTTACCAAGCTCGTCGATCGCCACAAGATGGATGATTACCTAGATGGTACACTTCTCCAGCTACCTGAAGGTCCTCCGGACTGTACCGAAACTACCTGCGAAGGGCAGTGTGAGGACAAGGCCACATCGGCTGATGGTTGCCCCGAAGTAGACTGCAACAAGAGTAAGACTTGTGGGGGACTATGTGATGACGAAGAAAAACCGACCGGAGAAAATCAGGAGAATTTGGTAGATAAGGCTGCAATAGATCAGAAGAACTCGGCAGATATGGGTAAAGTAGAAGCAGAAGTAGACCAGAATAAAGTAGTAGATAAGGACGAGGTGAAAACAGAAAAAGATGCTAACAATACAACGCCCTACGGAAAAGTTGTGGTGAACAACAATTTCATCTTGATAGGGGCAGGAGAAACACATCCTTTCATGACTGGAGAATGGAAGAACGTCAAGTTCCTAGAAGACCCGAAGGAAGAAGCTTTGCTTCAAGACCTGATACTCACAGCTAAGCCGATGAGACGAAAGGTTAACGTTCATGAAGATATCACAAGCGAGCCTGAATCGTTCAGACTATCGTCTAGGCAGTCTTTAACGGACGTTGAGACGTATTCCAAAGAAGCCGATCAAATGAAGTCCTCTTGCAGTTTGTTATATCCCGATGTACTCGAAACCATAAGTGAGGGCGATGAAGATCAGACTGATTCAACTAGAACCGATAATGATGTTTCTGCTGAAGAAGAAGATACAGAAAGGAGTACGCTTACAGAAGATTCATCAGAGAGAATGGATGAAGAATCAAACGTGGACAAACCAGGCCAATTTTCAACTGCAGAAATCCTTGTAAGGGAAGGTATCCTAAGAGCACCTCCTGTGGAGATCTCCGAAGAATTTACTCCATCAGAAACTGAAATCCAGCTGGGCAGTAGACTACCCCTAGATGATCTGGATCAACAGCGAGCATCATCGGCGCCTCAGGAAATCCATAGGACCTCACACGAGTCGCTGAAGAACACCAGAAGCTCCACTAGTTGCTTGCAAGTCCCGAAGGAAGGCCAGATAACTGAGTTTTACGAGATGTCTCAGAATATCAACCTCTTGAGCGGCAAGATCGTGCTGAGACAGTCCAAATCCATGTACGAGAAGAGAGGCAGCACGTCTGAGTATTTGAGGATCTGCAAATCCGCCACCCTATCGCTGGGCGGTCTGAAGATCGATTTGGAGAGGCTGAAGCTGTCATCGAAGGACCCGAACGTGGGGGATTTCGGCATAGCGAGATTGGAAGATAGAGGTAGGGTTGTAGCGGAAGACGTTCAGCCCACAACGCAGGCTGTGGTTGATGTCAAAGCAGAGCTTTGCAGAGAAATGGACGAGAAGATAGTGTCGGAGTTGATGACTGAAGGTAAACTATTTATTTATGCTGTATTGGTTCAATATTATCGTATACCATGCTTTTTTTGTTTACCACTTTCGATGGAGTTGTCTATGCTTGAGAAAGATATGTAATCATTATTGGCGGTTTCATATGGATTGAGGATTATTTTTTTTGGCTCCGAGCACAACTTTTATGTGCTTAAAACTTGATGGAAGTTTTCACGATAGGATTCAACATGAAGACGAAGAGATTTTTACAGCAGTATTAGAACTCTCTTCAAAGTACGCTTCTATCTCATAATTTTTAACTTTATAGAGTGCAGGAAAAGCAAACCCAAGGAGAAATCTCAGATGAATTCTTTTTTCAGTCTCTTAACAACTCTTATTGATATTAAAATGCACTTTTCCAGGCTGCACCCCTTTCGACACATACCAAACCATCCCCGACCAAATGTACCAATGTTACGTATGCAGCTGTTCGAACCAGAAAGACAAGGATGATCAAGAAAAGAAGAACCAACCTCGCAACAACCAAGACCTGGAGCAACGGATCGACCGTCTCCTCGAGATAGACCCCCTAGCCGACAAGGCAAGATCGCCGGCTATGGAACAATGCAACTGCGCGAGAAAGAAGCAGGAAGCTCCTCCTGAGAAGAAGTGCAAGTGCGGCGCCGACAAGGAGAAAGCCATCCCCAAACACCAAGGGGACAATGTGCAGCACGGTGAAGACTGCACCTGCGTCGACTGCATCTGCAACCCCTGCAACTTCAAGAAGGCGACTGCGCCATGCGACTGCGACAAGTGCGACTGCGGCTTCTGCTACAGCAAGAACCTAACCTCGACGGCGATTTTCGAGCTGTCGAAACCGCCGGAGATCACCGTGATGAACGTCAGTCTACCCTGCGACTGCGGGGGAGCGTGTGCCTGCAATCCCTGCATGGACGAGAGCAAGAGGCCCAAGCCGCCCTCTAGGGGCCCGTCGAAGACCCAACAGAAAGACACGGCCTGCAAGCGTTGCGCCCAAATGGCGTCAAAAAAGACGGACATCGCAGTCGGTTCGTCCAAGATCAACGTGAACGCCTCCAAGACCGAAGTTTCAGGCACCAGGCTTCCCGACACCTGGAAGAGCGTGGTGAACTGCGCCTGCCTGCCTCCGGACGAGGACAAGAAGGCTGTGTGCGATTGCAAGACGTGCGAGTGCAAGCCCTGCGGTTACCCGGAGAAGGCCAGGGCGCCCTGCGATTGCAAGCCAGCCAAGAAGGAGAAGAAGGGCCCTTCAGGTAATTGCGACTGCGCCCTTTGCGAGTGTCAGGTCTGCGGCGATATGGCCGGTATAGGCGATTTCGTTAATAGACCGCCTCCGGCTACTTATCCGTTCTCGGCCATGAACTGCGACTGTAAGCTGTGCGAGTGTCTGTTCTGTTCGGACCCGAAGACTAGGGATAAGGAGGCGCCGCATGGGGCTTGCGCGTGTCTTCCAAAATGTCTGTGCGAGCATTGCCCGGTAAACGCTGCCGCTGGGGAGGTAGGTAGAAAACCAGGCGGTAAAGAAGAATGCGCCTGTCTACCGAAATGTCTTTGCGACCATTGCCCAGTAAAAGGGGCTCAGTCTCCGATAGGCAAAGAGCTCGGCGTTGCCCCGAAAACTGCGCTGAAAGAAGAATGCGCTTGTCTACCGAAATGCCTTTGTGAGCATTGCCCAGTAAAAGAGGGTCCCAAAGGTCCACTGCACGGCGTTGGCGAGAAACCTGCAGAAAAGGAAAAATGCGCGTGTCTGCCGAAATGTCTTTGCGACCATTGCCCAGTAAACGAGGGTCCACTTCACGGCGTTGGCGAAAAACCTACCGAAAAAGAAAAATGCGCATGTCTACCGAAATGCTTGTGCGACCATTGCCCAGTAAACGAGGGTTCAGCTCCGCGACCAGCCAAAGACAAAGAGTGCGTATGCCTTCCGAAGTGCTTATGCAAACCTTGCCCGGTAAACGAGGAACAAATAGGGGACGCTACCGAACTCACTTGCGACTGCCAAAAATGCGAGTGCGATCCTTGTTCCGACAAAAAACCGCTGGCTATCAAAAACTTGAAAAGCACACTGCGCAAAATCGAGCAcgatgaaaaaatgaagaatgtaGCGTACGATAAAAAGGTGCCTTGCGATTGCGCTACGTGCGAATGCCCCACATGTACCGGTAAATTCCAggacaacgagaagagtaagGGAGATCACCCGGAAGGCCCTTGTCCTTGTTTACCAACCGACAGGCAAACCAATGAGCCTATCGGCGAGTGTAAAAATTGCGACATATGTTGTTCGGACCAAGAGGTGGAGGTAGCAGTCACCGAGCCTTCTCGTAAGCTTATACCTTGCGATTGTAAAACGCCATGCCGGTGTAAACCTTGCCCAGATCCTAACATTGGCGGAGGCGAAGAATGCCAGTTGATCGGAGACGCCGACAGGGTCAAAGACGAGCTCAGGGGCGTGCTGAACAAGATAGGGTGCACCTGCGATCAAGCGGAGGCTGACCTGAAGCCGTTGGTGAAACAAGCTTCGGTCTTCGAGACCACCGTGTCCAAGATGAAGATGAAACTGAACAACCTGCAGGAGAAATGCAAGGATAAGGATCGCATCATCGACGCCATGACCGACGAATTGAAGTTGAGGAGCCAGTCTGGTGTATTCGCGGATCTTCTTCACGACCTGGCGCATCCTAAGGAGAGGTTTACTCCGGACTTCACCAGGACTTACGTGTGTGATTTCCTGCCAAGGCCTAAGCATGCCGTAGGGTCTAAGTTGCAGTCTAAACGCAGTTCAGCGTGTCGTTTCGACAACAAGCTAGAGCCTATCTTGGAGCTCGACAGGTATCTTCCAGGTGCCAAAGAAGACGCGCACACTTGCCCGAAGCACCAAGACGTCTCGGGTATGGAGATATTAGACATACGAAGAGTCACCATCGACAGCATCCTCATAAAGTGGCGTGGACCATCCAACCTTA is a window of Harmonia axyridis chromosome 2, icHarAxyr1.1, whole genome shotgun sequence DNA encoding:
- the LOC123672203 gene encoding vacuolar protein sorting-associated protein 4, whose translation is MAAGTTLQKAIELVTKATEEDRNKNYEEALRLYEHGVEYFLHAIKYEAQGEKAKESIRAKCTQYLERAEKLKESLKKGHRKPIKDGENGSKDDKKSDSDEEDGEDPEKKKLEGRLEGAIVVEKPNVKWSDVAGLDAAKEALKEAVILPIKFPHLFSGKRAPWKGILLFGPPGTGKSYLAKAVATEANNSTFFSVSSSDLVSKWLGESEKLVKSLFEMARSHKPSIIFIDEIDSLCSSRSDNESESARRIKTEFLIQMQGVGHDTDGILVLGATNIPWVLDSAIRRRFERRIYIPLPEEHARVTMFKIHLGNTQTTLSEEDIKELGRRTEGYSGADISIVVKDALMQPVRKVQTATHFKKVRGPSPKDPNLMVDDLMTPCSPGDPGAIEMSWSELEGDKLAEPPVTMGDILKSLATSKPTVNEEDLVRLQKFTADFGQEG
- the LOC123672202 gene encoding uncharacterized protein LOC123672202, which gives rise to MAEPNNNQMAFWEAMKEKYERRNESLKQQEVCLKKRLEQLQEIMEKQKAGDDYDCVPEKLEKPSLVQCWVEKGKNLILGSCKCGDPKVGEDLLCACHITDPKAPLNVDSNQCPLQVPEASDGCSNPSCDFYVNNQGKIDENPSTFSLKTTDIYYMDKLADLVKAEKNMQQKIEDLEKREHSYLNAIHDLREAMKKQKKPDPMNEEFKRLTEGLEEENKKLRNELEDLRLELKHCFERVEGPLRRSLEDQRDKCAKLESDIKDLQVKSKMKEDFYLKQINEVKAKLCQACCTMVDLNSVNSKLKNDLCCLTNKCTSLEDDLLKQQMKEAENILKFKSALAKRKAKSKVQAKGDESEDLGHIAKKLGDTLKEVCPCVSDVPSGLTETAENIRQLTEFVAEKGAQQRKKRKGKIHQVSTTSCSCGSDLKVSNTQSKVEEVVSCVCSNSSLRIRPRINQKDFEGEEVTCGCSPSESLASVPMMNIKATKQTSTAPMRKTASKGCTCCPAQNECDHPLQKASIDTVCCCSDMDTKRTGPSEEVIAVKNLGTLSIPPGQFSVGAGTSKAHDQTLNKSMKDKLTVDTTCDVLDKPPKDIHVVTTIAKTGSLEITTEGPPGVIETKVNYLADGKVEIVTKLVDRHKMDDYLDGTLLQLPEGPPDCTETTCEGQCEDKATSADGCPEVDCNKSKTCGGLCDDEEKPTGENQENLVDKAAIDQKNSADMGKVEAEVDQNKVVDKDEVKTEKDANNTTPYGKVVVNNNFILIGAGETHPFMTGEWKNVKFLEDPKEEALLQDLILTAKPMRRKVNVHEDITSEPESFRLSSRQSLTDVETYSKEADQMKSSCSLLYPDVLETISEGDEDQTDSTRTDNDVSAEEEDTERSTLTEDSSERMDEESNVDKPGQFSTAEILVREGILRAPPVEISEEFTPSETEIQLGSRLPLDDLDQQRASSAPQEIHRTSHESLKNTRSSTSCLQVPKEGQITEFYEMSQNINLLSGKIVLRQSKSMYEKRGSTSEYLRICKSATLSLGGLKIDLERLKLSSKDPNVGDFGIARLEDRGRVVAEDVQPTTQAVVDVKAELCREMDEKIVSELMTEGCTPFDTYQTIPDQMYQCYVCSCSNQKDKDDQEKKNQPRNNQDLEQRIDRLLEIDPLADKARSPAMEQCNCARKKQEAPPEKKCKCGADKEKAIPKHQGDNVQHGEDCTCVDCICNPCNFKKATAPCDCDKCDCGFCYSKNLTSTAIFELSKPPEITVMNVSLPCDCGGACACNPCMDESKRPKPPSRGPSKTQQKDTACKRCAQMASKKTDIAVGSSKINVNASKTEVSGTRLPDTWKSVVNCACLPPDEDKKAVCDCKTCECKPCGYPEKARAPCDCKPAKKEKKGPSGNCDCALCECQVCGDMAGIGDFVNRPPPATYPFSAMNCDCKLCECLFCSDPKTRDKEAPHGACACLPKCLCEHCPVNAAAGEVGRKPGGKEECACLPKCLCDHCPVKGAQSPIGKELGVAPKTALKEECACLPKCLCEHCPVKEGPKGPLHGVGEKPAEKEKCACLPKCLCDHCPVNEGPLHGVGEKPTEKEKCACLPKCLCDHCPVNEGSAPRPAKDKECVCLPKCLCKPCPVNEEQIGDATELTCDCQKCECDPCSDKKPLAIKNLKSTLRKIEHDEKMKNVAYDKKVPCDCATCECPTCTGKFQDNEKSKGDHPEGPCPCLPTDRQTNEPIGECKNCDICCSDQEVEVAVTEPSRKLIPCDCKTPCRCKPCPDPNIGGGEECQLIGDADRVKDELRGVLNKIGCTCDQAEADLKPLVKQASVFETTVSKMKMKLNNLQEKCKDKDRIIDAMTDELKLRSQSGVFADLLHDLAHPKERFTPDFTRTYVCDFLPRPKHAVGSKLQSKRSSACRFDNKLEPILELDRYLPGAKEDAHTCPKHQDVSGMEILDIRRVTIDSILIKWRGPSNLNGVTGYQIFVNDELKYRVLSPNRTNAVIDSLDLSSSLEIMLFAMCYAGRCEPPALATYKI